The sequence below is a genomic window from Coffea arabica cultivar ET-39 chromosome 4c, Coffea Arabica ET-39 HiFi, whole genome shotgun sequence.
ATTTAGCCGActgtgaaaagaaaagataattaaaaatacATTTCCGGTCTATCTACCGCTTCGGTAATTTGGTGGGATGAAATGGAGAAACAGGTGCGAAGAAGTTTCTTTGACACAAGGCCTCCGACTCCGAGAGAGGTTTTGTGGCTCACGGCATTTAATTGTCTGAAATTTCCAACCAAGTTGTGAGTGAGTATAGCAGAGGCCAATTTTCGGTGCAAAAGCGGGGTGTCAGTAGCGTCCGCCTGCAGGCCAGGCCTCCTCAAATTTGCCAGAAAAAGAAGACGGACGACCTCTCCTTCTTGTTTATGTCTTGGCACGTACTACAATGTTGTACATCAGGCCCCTTCTGCTGCTCCGCTTAAAAATCCCCTACTATTAGACCTACTGCACACATCCTCCTGAAGCTCTGGAAAACTACACAACTTATTTCCCTGTAAGGATGCTGTTGTGTCAATACTCCGATTTATTACCGACCGATGGCAACGTACCAATCCCAATCAAACAATAAGGCCCCCCAGACCCAGTTGGAGTTATGAACTGTGACACGACATTGGGATCTTAAATTTTGTTTGACAATTAATTCGTGAAAAGTTCTCGTACAAGCAGCataataatctttttttttttttttttgcattgctAGTAATTTTGAagcttttattaaaaaatatatatatatatatatatatatatatatatatatatatatatatatatatattagcaaTTTAATGTatggaaaatgaatgaaaacgTGATTGATATAGGCGTTTATAAAAAAAACGTAAAATATTAACAATACTTTGGCTTAGACAATGGGAAGTAACAAGTACACTGCTGctaaacagcactcaatttgtttttcaaaattcaGAACTAATTCAGCAATTCTTATACCACAATAAATAGTTATCCAAAAACAAAATATCCTTTGGGCTGATGGTCACCATCAATGCATTAAAACTTGTTGGGGTGGGAGACAAGGTCATCAATTTGCCACACTATAGCGGCTCTGTTTAAAAAATTCAAGCGGGTGCATTGAGCACTCATCTGATCCGGTAGGTGGTTTAATCCCCTTCGAGTTACCTTTAAACTTCTTCAGATCCTCCCCTCCCTCCTTAGTATAGGATAATCTTCCTCCTTTAAATTTTACTCCTTGAGTTTTTGGCCCAAGGCATACTCCCGAGAATCGATTGCCCATGAATTTGTAACACACATCAAGCTTCCTAGACCCTTAGAAAACTAATTATGCCGTGTCTCATTTGCTTGAGAGAATGCCATAATCTGTTTTAAGATATACTCATATATGCATAATATAATTGTTGAAAGTCATTTTTATTGGGGATACATGCATTGCAGTATAAGGCTCATAAATCAATTCGCAATCTTGTGCCACCTACTTGCCATCCATCTTACGATAAATGATCTTACCAGCCCACAACATATTGTTTCGTGCCATTTACACAAATATAAACTTCTAAATGACATTAGTATTATTGTACAATTGTTTTGCTCTTTCAGATGGGCTTTGGAAGTGGTCCAATATCTCCCAAGAATTTGTTTGCGTGTCAACAAAATCACAATCTGGATTCTGGAGGGTGTTTACTCAGCCCACATATACGCACTTGGCCCGCATGAATTCTGGCGGCATATTTTGCAGCTCTCTAGAAGCGTTGGTACTTGCTGCTACTAGTGCTCTCTATCAGGTGTCAGATTAATGTTAATCGGATTGATCAACCAAACACCCTCTCCCGTTTGTTCCCTTTTGGAGGATTTTTCTCTAGTCATTAGTCAAGAATTCTGTTCTAAACATGTTTGACTGATCACTGCAATAAAGAGCAAGTTCATTTTCCTAAGATTGCTGATTTCaaagaggtttttttttttaaaaaaaaaaaaaaatttattcaatcAGCTGCTAGAAGAAGGCTCGACACCATGAGAAAATATAAAACCACCAGAGTACCTGAAGAGAAGGgggaaagaaaaatatttaaCCCCAGCCACCAACTGCAGCATAAAGAATTTAATTTATGATGAAATGAAACTATGCTCTCTAATGGAGTGGGATTCAAGAAAGCAGTAGTTTGCAAGTGTGTTTGTTCACCTAATGTGATATAGTAACTAGAAGGAATTATATATAATAGTATAAATGAAGCCAGGCCTAAATGGAGCTACGGAAATTTTGATTAAGGTCAACGCCAGTTGCTCAGGACTGGCAAGTTGTTGGTCAGATTGTAATCAACCCGTGCGTGCTGATCTGTTtcgattttttgcatttttttctttaaaaagatGCAGAATTTGAAGAATGGTTTcgttgcatgtttttttttttcaacaactgCACATCTCTGCTAAATGACCCGCAACAATATTGGGTTATTtccccaaatatatttgcttacattaccattacaattttcaatacacctttttattttttcaattatctttttatctcacatacatcacatcacaaaaaatactacagtaaaaatatctcaaataatttacattcCAAACAAACTATAATTTGAACTTCACATctttaataaagaaaataaagaaaggagAACTTAAATATTAGTATCTTATGTAATTAAACGACCCGTGGTTCCATAATTCTTGCATAAGCAATAACACGTTACCTCCAGAAAAGAAAACGAGTTTAAGTTCATCtcacttgaaaatttttttgtaaagaaaattttgagatttaacTTATCCAACCCTCGACGATTAAAGGGATAAGTAATTACAATTTCAGTATGTAATAGATTAAACCATTAATCCAACAAAAAAGAAATGTATCTAACCTCTCCTACAGATATACCAGGAAAGTAAACTGGGTTTGCGACATTAGCGCGATAGTACAAAACAGTGTAGTAATTAGTAGCAGATAACGAGGACAAAGGAGTCATTTCGAATCCACAATTCTTGGTTAGCATATAAGCTAATTAAGTGgagaaaaattttattaaaaaaatttaaaaggaaaggaaaggaaagaaaaagaaaagaaattcaaagctacactattgacaGTAGTTTTCCCCGCGTTATAAGCAGAAACTGACGAGAACGGAAACTCCATGGTTGCTTTTTTCTCCCTTAGAATTTGAGAATTCCCCGAAGGATGGAGGCGTCTAAGAGTAGTTACGATGGCATCAACGAAGCTTATCGCCCAATCCCTTCTCTTAACTTGGCTTTTATGTTGGTTTGGCTCCTCTCTGCAGCTTGTTGGACCGTCAACACTTACAAAAACCGCCATTTTCAGGTCTCTCGTCACTACTCAAATCTTGGCATCCCACCTCAATCTCGGCCTCACTGCTTCTTTGATTTTGAAATGTCAATATATATTCATGAGCCCAATTTCCAAATGGGTTCTTTTATTTGATCCCTGTAATTTAACGATTAACCTCAGTATcttattttcacattttcttccTGTTTTGCCTGCAAGTGTGGTTTCAAGAATagaccttttctctttttttttttagcagaaaattttgttctaaatGTATTTTAAGTTTGAAGGACTAATTTGTGAATTTTGCGGTGATTGTTGCTGTCACTAGAACAGACGAATAAATTGCAATGGACACTGACCGCTGTTCCATTAATTAAAGCTTTGCAGCTGACcttatcttttctcttctgGTAAGTCTTTCTTTGTTGGAAGTATCATGAATTATTAGTCGCGGTGCCTAGTTGTTGATTGTTTTCATCACTAATTTCTGAAATTTGTGCAAGTTTAGCAACTAGTTAATGTGAAGGGCAGGCCCATATTTTTCTCCAGTGCCTGTTATGATTTAGGTCTCTTTTGTACTCCCAGACTCGTATTAGTATGTTTGGTTTAATGGTTAGAAGATATACTAAGAGCTCATGTTCccattaaagaaaaaaagaagtttgggTAAACACATATGAGCAGAAATTTGGAACTGAAATCTGGACTTGATGCTAAAAGGGGACAACTTATGTTGCTTCTATATATTGATTACTTTCCTTGCAGAGGTGCGTTCTTTGATCTTGTGTTTTTCCTGCAGGTATTCGTGCTTTTATCTTCAAGTATGCTCTTTATGGATGTCTTTTGGTGTCTTTGTAACTGGAGTGCTCTTTCAGACTGTAACTTTTGTGTTGTTCCTCCTGATTTCTCATGGATATTGCATCACATATGAGCGTCTTTCCATTATCGAGCGGAGAACAACAGCTGCTCTTGGGTGTGTCTTTTACTTGACTCTTGTTGGTTATCGAGCATCCGTACCTTACTTCTCAGTGAGTGTTCCTTTACAAATTTTTGGCCAAAATGCAGCTGAACTAGTGTCGTGGAGCCTTTTCTTTACAGATTAATTTCTCTAATCTATAGAATTAAGAAACTGATTCAGCTTAGTTTCCGTGAAACAGGCTCTTATGCTGCTAAACTATTTCGTGTCCTTCTATATGATATTCCGCCACATATCCCAGAACTTGTTGTTACTACGGGAACAGTTGACAATCATTGAAGATGAGGAAGTTCATGCAATGCATGACGCAATCTGTACAAAATACATCATGTTCAAGTATGCATTACTTTATGTAGTACATTGTGCTTTTCTGCATAAATCTCATATCCCATTTGTCCCTGGGCAAAAGTTTAGAACTAAAGTAGTTGATAAAGTCTCGTGTGTTTGAACTGTCCAGGAAATTTCAAGGTGCAATGCACATTGTGGCAATGGCAGAATTGGCAGTAAGTATATTCTGCTTCTACCTTAGTTCTGCAGTAGTCAGAATGTAAAATGCAGATCTCTGTACTAAGCAAGCATTTTTCTTGTCAGATATTTTTTAACATAAACGATTCATTGGACAACTATTGGCTCCGGTTGGTGGTTAGAGAATGGGCACAGTTCTGCATTATCCTTTACATCGGGTTTGTAAGATAATGTGTTGATTATTTAGGTGGAATGCATTAAGTTTTCAACCCTACCACTTTGATTAATTATACTCAATTTTTGTTGCAGATGGACTTTTAGGTCAAAAGACTTGGCACCACGTTTCTCAGTTATGCCTACTTTAAAGAGCACAGGGATGAAAATGGTGCCTCCGATATACAGCATTGTAAGTTTTATGCAGAAGTCTAAGCATTCTGTGAAATCACCCACCCAGATGCATGCAAGATATGTATCTCGCCATCTAGTGAGTGGTAAATATGGAAGAAAAACAGAAAGGAAGAGATAAACTGGTTACATTGGACCAACAGAGAGATAAACGGTAAAATTCCAAAATAATGACGTCAAAATAGTGAGATAAAAATGGTGAAATTTCCAATTCTGCATCTGTTTTAGCATGACATGGCAGTTTAGTTGCATACCTTGGGAACATTTCAGTTATGTTTATCTCGTTAAGTTTTGCTTGATCTATGGAGTAAGCTAGTAACTATATGTCCTTCCAGAATTTGGTAGAACATggttttcaaaaattctttttGTATTTTGATGCAGGAAATGGATGCAACAACCTTCAAAGAGTTTAAGAGTCATGAGTGGCATATTGGTGTGGTAAGTTAGGGTTGTTGAAGCTGAAAGCTCCAAGTTACTTTGAAATGCACTTTCTTGTGAACTTCAACCTTGACCTTCATTCTTTTAAGTACAAGTGGAATGTTTCCCTACTCTCCAATAGGTTAGTCTCAGAATATGTCAATccgtttttaaattttaaaatcttAGTTTAGACTATTAGCCAATGCACTCGTGGATTCTTGAAAAACTAGAATGAGGGAAAGGAAGGAAGATATAGTAATTGTTGTCTCACTTTGTTAGCCTGACTTTAGTAATAATTCTACAACCAATTAACTCATCTTCTTCTTAAACATGTAGTCTCATCATCAAGGTAAGAACTGGTTGGAATGagggttatttttctttttcttttccacacTAAAAAACCTTGAATTGCTTCCTTATCACTGCCTACCATTTAGTAGTTTGCTCTCGGGGTGCATTTCTTGATCTCATGATTTCATTGCTATGGTATTGAACGCTATGGTTTGTACTTGCAGCCCACTTCTCTGCAGAAAGGACGCTTAGAGGGTTCAGTCTTAGTTGTGATTCAGCATCCCCGTGCAGATACAATGACCTCAATCAGCCCTGCCTCGCTCTGCACCACTCAAGTTCATGCCTCTAACCTGCCTGTAAACCAAAGAAACTTCAACAATCAACTTGTATAGCTGTAGGTATTcacaaatattattattttcatgaTAACACATTTTCTGAAAGAAAGGTTCCCGTATGTCATACCAGTTCGTCTATTGTTATATGGACTTGAAACTAGAGCATCTCTGATGCAAACAGATTCGTCATTTTGTAACATGTTGGGCAGAAATGTGCAGCCTAATCAATATGTAAATGGAACATGTTAGGTATTTTCTTATGTGGTATCTCCCTCCCAGGTTACAAGAAGTAGTGTCACATAAATCAATTAATCTATTCTagccaaacaaaaaaaagtgattgaatgTAAGTCAGACTGTTTGTTGCATTCAATTTTTTCGTGAGAGTGGTCCAATACAAAACCGACCCAAATAGTAGCAGTGACTTTGCCATGGCGCAAGCCGATAATTGGACCTTCGAACCATCTTTCGTCGAAGACTTGCTCCTGTAAACTTTACAAAACCGAGTAAAGCTCCAAATGGTGGTGATATTTGGAAAGAGCTATTAAACAACGAAATTTttgggaatatatatatatatatactaggggGAAGTACCCGCACATCATGCGGGTGTTTGATGCCTGTAACTAAAGAGAATTTTTTAGTAGTTGAAATGAATATTATTTCCATATTGACCAAGTTATTTTTTATCAAGAACCTATCGGTACATATCATCAATATTTTTGCCAGGTGAGCAAGTGATTGAAAATAAGAGTAAAATAATAATGCATATTAAGTAATATTAACAAAATTGTTGTAGATAATAATACATATTAGCCGAATCCTACTTAATATAATGCATGGATAATGGAGTAGTTTAGAGGGCATTAGCCTAATCCTGAAAGCCGAAAAGGGGAAAACGGAAGAATGTGAAAGAGGAGGCATCGGAACAACCATAACCGATATTTAGACATTAAATCATCAACATACCTATGTTTTTTGCTGTTTTAATTGAGATGTAAATAGTGATATATTGCTAGTGTGGAAGCTATTTCAAAGTTATGGGATTCAAACATGAGAACTCATGCATTGGTATTATTATGAGTTGTTTGAATGAATAGCTGCAGCATctctttattttaattgcaCTATGACACCATTTCAATAATTACACCAACACATATGCTCATATAAGTTGTACCCAATGCACTAACGATTGCAAAATAATCCCTCATTCCAAAAATACCTAGATGTCCTTAtattatataagaatgagttttggtcaattttgtcAAATGCTACTATATGATAACATCCAACAATCATTTCATTTGGTGCAATAGCTAATAAATTAAGTAGGCAAAGATTTTACAAATTCTTAGAAATTGAAGTTATTAACTTGTATAAATTAagatcctttttaaactactttgggagttttgtttttgttaaaaTTGTAATAAAGTATTTACAAGGATCTTCAAATGATAAGAATATGTTTGTCCATATAATTTTTTGGTAGTACTAAATTTGCTATAGTTTCAGTCAATTGGTGATAAAACAACTCCAACTTCAATCGAATTTTGGAACTATTTATGTGGCATAATTTGTGGTGCAATACTGATAAAGTATGTATCTAAAtttaggttgaattctaatgtTTTGTTAAGGAAGTTAGGAATGAAAGCTTTAACGAATTCTATTCAACCACTATAGACTACTCGATTACTATAAGTTTAGCAGAATATAAgagaaaataaacatattatCAAACATAAGATTAAGACAAGCTATAAGTTTTATAGCAGCAGATCAAACTACCAAAATCAATTATCACATGATCGTATAAATGAATCAACTTTATCACCATAGCAAATCAGCAGTACAAAGGTCAAACTaccaccaaatggatcaaatATTCCTAGAAATCGGACAATCATATATATAACAAAATACATAAATGAACGAACTTTATCACCAAACCAAATCAGTATCACTAAATACGCACTAACACCAAAATCAATTCCAGAACTAACGACATGTGTATCAAAAGAATTTAAAAGATTCAGCAGAAAGGATAAACTTTTGGTTATCTTATGCCAAATGTTCCCTGCAAAACTTTTCCTCACACACATGAGGCTGACATTGTTAATGCATTAGTATTACCTGATTAAATATATTAACATGTGCACAAAAAGCAGTTATATATGTATCATAGGTTATTTGCAAATTATGACAAATTTCAATGTAAAAAATACAGTTTCAACATACCTTGGCTTGGAGATTCTGATTAGGAGATGTAACACACTTCCAATGAATCGTGTTCCTACCACAAATACaagtaaagcaaaaaaaaatttcaaaaagctAAGTCAATTGATTGTTATGATTTGTCTTCAAATGGATGAAAGATGGTTCCAGACAACAATACCTTTATTGAGCAAAcctaaaaactaagaaaagggGATGAACTGATGGCCAACACTTGATGCTATAAGTTTTTTAATAATTAGCATTAATTTTGTCTTAATCATCCTGGTTCTAGAATGGTTGGGAGTGGTAAAGATAGCTAAAAAGACAATCTTTTAACTTAGACCTTAAACCAAAATACATGAAATTGAAGCAGCAGAATTTGAATAGTAACACCTATCTAGCCAACTTCGTGCCAttatgtgaggacttgcaaattctttgtatttttcctcaaaaatacccttttatttgaaaattagtatttaccaaaggccactacccaaatatttcacattaagtgtagataaacctagaaaatagggttttacgcttcggtttcaagtttggagcaaaattagggttttcgcgatttttcgccggatgaattttcggtacagagtaaggattaaatttgagaattaaaagtgacttttaagtgagaaataatatgtgattggtagcaatgatataaggttagtgaatgggaagtaaaaaccctagtacgtgagtttttaagaaaaacggcgcgaaccgacgggtcccgcgcactaccgtttgaacgcaccacttgaccaccatttttgcttaccaaacaaatttattgaacttgagcaaaatatcttctctcttggcagcaagcttgaccgaaatttgtggctcataagcaagggaaagaaagagaaaaattagtggccaagattaggccaagtgttgggcaatttgtggacaccattagttctaatccttttggctttaatataagacaacttagcttcatacctcttcatatttctgccaagggagctgagagagagagaggagaagaacaagagtgaactttcttcatttcttcttgattcaagctacaaagtgagaaatcaaaagaactaaaccgattaaacttctccttgagtgattagctagtgtttggtggtgaaattttggaaagagaaggcttgggctacacttggagaactcatattaaggtaaggaagatgatatctctctaaatttttctttcaatcttgGTTAAATTAAGTCTAGTAACTTGAGTAgtagtggaatcatggatgctagcatgtttggaagtttttcccctctttatatgatgaactagggtttgggaaattctgcccaacttgttgtatgatgcttgtatgttacaattaatgttgtataagatgttttggtagtgtgagaagtgagaaattggggaaagttgcactagaaactacaaatttcagatttctggaaattctagctTCCATTCTGTCTGGTTTGGTAactgcatgttagaggccgaattggccttgggtcaaagaaggaaagttgtagagaatggtattttgtaggtctctgtaaaatttcagctcaatcggagcaacgtaggtcatggaaagtccgaaatacccttactattttaagtatttcccaagcagtccgtgtgatcagttaagtccagtttatcacgtttttcgactaggatccattctgatttagctttttgccaaaacatgaaagttgtagtattctgaattagctttcaaatgcctctaagaacacctgattcggacttgtgtactctgagttatgtccattacagtgttctgcatttaaacagccgacgaattggtttttggtttagtaattcgagaatttgaccaagttacattagaaactggactaagtgaccttcatgaacattgtaaccctgagtcttagcttcgaaacggcataggttacgtcttaatctgataagcgtagcctcggatacgttatttccgctttcatacgtcaaatctgtcttttgctaaattgaatttctgcacttatTATTACTGTATTtgttattcttatgatattgtcagcctatggaatggctcttgacttgaattgcttatgtgtgatgttgggttgtggttgaggaaaaataatgaagccaaaatggctggaaaattaggtaaacacaaagggcgtgctgcccaaattttcgctcgaggtctaggtttctatttgaacttgtatacttttgttaggccaataccatgaccggttttccattttaaaacatgatttttcatccttgggttcaaacaaccctcttcttacttgaaagtcatctttacacgttttactcttaattagtcgggtatcttcgtttcccttaaatgttttgctcgataaactgtaatatgttctcttgttcaaccttaggtttcattggtgactaagggtaatatcctgAAGGATTTTGcatgttattttgcatatctaggtgagtgttccttatttgactttatggcttgttgttatcatttgctaatgtgttaattgcttttaatgatttccaaaattagctttctaggcgagtgtgtactttatcgtactcgacctaaataactgtgcaattttcaaggatttaatgattgaaatgttacttgcgcatgaatgtaagccttttgggctgaactggccattgccccttgttaccggtcgtctcgagccagaaacggactcggtcgggcgattagggacttgggtgaacgtttggtatactcgagtattaccgtgtaggttggtggagactggccaacggccaggacgggggtgaatgaatgaatgaacgaacgaacgaacgagggtttattgataaacgaaaaatacattttctaatgattggaggaataaggggaaatgtcaggagaacgaatgaatgaaataacgaattgctccttgtgagccgtatccttttaatgaatgtgttactatcgctttccattgtaaatgtttcttgaattattgatactccatgtttaatgtattggattgattatctgattatgtgttcggaacctcactgggcttttagttcattcctttagttttgttttccttacaggggaaggcgagcgaggacgtgagcttgagatagactagccaatctagttttgtttcttttgtttcttttgtagcggttctcgcctagtgcttggcacgggctggacgtatgaaggattgagaacccttgtatatttgatgtttatattctcttttgggttggcaatgtatataagttccgctttaagtttggatcaatgccctatttattctagtgatttatttcaatttttaattgagaactgtagcgaacgactgagtcccggcgagagctgggcaggcggcccgccgaaccctctggtatgccttagggggaggtggggtcgttacacatTATCCCTAATAATTGTGTCTAATAAATCATTTGTAGTAAACCTTTACAGTGAATGGAATTTAGCCAATCGAGAAGTCTAGAAGTTTAATCAGTTACATCAAATCAATGTTCTCCAACCTTTAATTTGCAACTCACCAAAAAGACCAGTACAACAAACTCACATTCCTAAAATACCCCTCTCTCATTAAGTTCTTTCACTAATTACCTACTAAACCACATTCTCCCTAATTTAATTAGAAACTAAGGACGCTTAAATAATTACAACCACACAAAAGCTATTATCACTTATACCCGCAACTAAAAAGACAACCAAAATAATCATACATTTCCAAAATACCCATAAAAAGACACAA
It includes:
- the LOC113741821 gene encoding uncharacterized protein codes for the protein MEASKSSYDGINEAYRPIPSLNLAFMLVWLLSAACWTVNTYKNRHFQTNKLQWTLTAVPLIKALQLTLSFLFWYSCFYLQVCSLWMSFGVFVTGVLFQTVTFVLFLLISHGYCITYERLSIIERRTTAALGCVFYLTLVGYRASVPYFSALMLLNYFVSFYMIFRHISQNLLLLREQLTIIEDEEVHAMHDAICTKYIMFKKFQGAMHIVAMAELAIFFNINDSLDNYWLRLVVREWAQFCIILYIGWTFRSKDLAPRFSVMPTLKSTGMKMVPPIYSIEMDATTFKEFKSHEWHIGVPTSLQKGRLEGSVLVVIQHPRADTMTSISPASLCTTQVHASNLPVNQRNFNNQLV